The Prochlorococcus marinus str. MIT 1214 sequence AGTTGGAGATTCATAGTTAGGAGCGGAACTAAAACTTAAAGCACCCGTTGAGGTATTGATTGCGAATTTAGAAGCATCGGCGCCACCATTAAGAGACCAGGTAACGGTTTCATTGGCAGAAAAGGTATGAACAGTAGTTGTGTTTTCATTGATGGATTTTGTACTGGATGAATCACCAGCACTACCAGAGGGACCAGTGATATTAGGATCTAGTTCATCAACATCGACCACTGAGATGGTGACTGTTTGATCGGAGGTATTACTAGCTGAGTCGGTTGCTCTTACGACAACGACGTAGTTGTTGCCTGAATCACCATCAGTTGGAGATTCATAGTTAGGAGCGGAACTAAAACTTAAAGCACCCGTTGAGGTATTGATTGCGAATTTAGAAGCATCGGCGCCACCATTAAGAGACCAGGTAACTGTTTCATTGGCGGAAAAGGTATGAACAGTAGTTGTGTTTTCATTGATGGATTTTGTGCTGGATGAATCACCAGCACTACCAGATGGTCCATCAATATTTGGATCTATAACATCAAGAATGGATTCATCAACATCGGCCACTGAGATGGTGACTGTTTGATCGGAGGTATTACTAGCTGAGTCGGTTGCTCTTACGACAACGACATAGTTGTTGCCTGAATCACTATCAGTTGGAGATTCATAGTTAGGAGCGGAACTAAAACTTAAAGCACCCGTTGAGGTATTGATTGCGAATTTAGAAGCATCGGCGCCACCATTAAGAGACCAGGTAACGGTTTCATTGGCAGAAAAGGTATGAACAGTAGTTGTGTTTTCATTGATGGATTTTGTGCTGGATGAATCACCAGCAATACCAGATGGTCCATCAATATTAGGATCTAGTTCATCAACATCGGCCACTGAGATGGTGACTGTTTGATCGGAGGTATTACTAGCTGAGTCGGTTGCTCTTACGACAACGACATAGTTGTTGCCTGAATCACTATCAGTTGGAGATTCATAGTTAGGAGCGGAACTAAAACTTAAAGCACCCGTTGAGGTATTGATTGCGAATTTAGAAGCATCGGCGCCACCATTAAGAGACCAGGTAACGGTTTCATTGGCAGAAAAGGTATGAACAGTAGTTGTGTTTTCATTGATGGATTTTGTACTGGATGAATCACCAGCACTACCAGAGGGACCAGTGATATTAGGATCTAGTTCATCAACATCGGCCACTGAGATCGTGACTGTTTGATCGGAGGTATTACTAGCTGAGTCGGTTGCTCTTACGACAACGACATAGTTGTTGCCTGAATCACTATCAGTTGGAGATTCATAGTTAGGAGCGGAACTAAAAGTTAAAGCTCCGGTGGAACTGTTGATTGCGAATTTAGAAGCATCGGCGCCACCATTAAGAGACCAGGTAACGGTTTCATTGGCAGAAAAGGTATGAACAGTAGTTGTGTTTTCATTGATGGATTTTGTACTGGATGAATCACCAGCACTACCAGAGGGACCAGTGATATTTGGTTCTGTTCCGTCCTCCTCTGAAGTATCTGAGATCGTAACCGTTGAAGTGCTACCAACTTGATTAGTGCGATTTGAATCAGAAAAGAGTTTGATATTTAATGTCTCATTCCCTTCTGTAGTGACATCACTGGCAAGTGTATGAGAGAAAGAGAAATCACCATTACTATCAACCGTTCCAGAACCTAACAATGCACCACTTGAAAAATCACTACTGGTGATTCCCGTGCCACTTAATGAGTAATAAAGTGTCGTACCAGTAAAAACGTTTGTACTATTGACGCTTGTAGTTAAGGTGTCTCCTTCATTGATAGAACCACTTGAGGTCGATAATGAATATGAAGGTGCAGGAGCAGATGTGTCATTAATGGGGACACTTACTGATGCAACTTGAGTTGTTCTATCTGAATCGGTGAAGCATTTTATAACTAAGGTCTCAGGCCCCTCAACTTTGTTATCGCTTACTAGACCAGCAAATGTACTAAATTCTCCATCATCATCCCAGCCTTCGAAAGGGCTACTAAAGTCAGCACTATCAATTCCAGTTCCACTGTATGACCAATAGAGAGGGGCAACTCCATCGCCACTTCCAGGTTGTCCAAATGTGACAGTAAATCCTGAACCTTCATCAAGAGAAGAAACTACCTGACCACCACTTGTTACTTCAATCGAATATCCCTCAATCGTGATAGTTGCGTTCCCATCAGTAATTTGTGCGGGAACAGTATCTGTATTTGAAGCAGTTAATGTAAGAGCAAAAGTTTCATTACTTTCATTAGAACTATCTTCTGTTGTTGATATCGAGAATGTTTTAGATGTTTCTCCCGCCGCAAAGGAAATCGTCGTATTAATTGCGGTGTAGTCAGAACCAGCAGTAGCTGTCCCATTACTAGAAACCAAACTTAAGGTTTGAGCTGAATTTGTTCCTCCTGTTCTGGAAATAGTTACGTTGCCACTATTTCCCTCTGTAATCGTGAGATCGGAAATAGAGAAATAAGAAAGAGGAACCTCGGCGATTCCGTAGTTGTATAACCAATAATCAGTGCCATAATAATCGGGTCCA is a genomic window containing:
- a CDS encoding DUF4214 domain-containing protein: MGVINGSSYYQLVAGSSWTTAKNNALSIGGNLVTINSESEHNFLITNFQSSLSVSDKNWSNQPRAGAWIGLNQNISKENRSWSSGETSSYSNIHASQDIETLSYHGGYIFIMLEPGGAGDGYWWVEPISGPDYYGTDYWLYNYGIAEVPLSYFSISDLTITEGNSGNVTISRTGGTNSAQTLSLVSSNGTATAGSDYTAINTTISFAAGETSKTFSISTTEDSSNESNETFALTLTASNTDTVPAQITDGNATITIEGYSIEVTSGGQVVSSLDEGSGFTVTFGQPGSGDGVAPLYWSYSGTGIDSADFSSPFEGWDDDGEFSTFAGLVSDNKVEGPETLVIKCFTDSDRTTQVASVSVPINDTSAPAPSYSLSTSSGSINEGDTLTTSVNSTNVFTGTTLYYSLSGTGITSSDFSSGALLGSGTVDSNGDFSFSHTLASDVTTEGNETLNIKLFSDSNRTNQVGSTSTVTISDTSEEDGTEPNITGPSGSAGDSSSTKSINENTTTVHTFSANETVTWSLNGGADASKFAINSSTGALTFSSAPNYESPTDSDSGNNYVVVVRATDSASNTSDQTVTISVADVDELDPNITGPSGSAGDSSSTKSINENTTTVHTFSANETVTWSLNGGADASKFAINTSTGALSFSSAPNYESPTDSDSGNNYVVVVRATDSASNTSDQTVTISVADVDELDPNIDGPSGIAGDSSSTKSINENTTTVHTFSANETVTWSLNGGADASKFAINTSTGALSFSSAPNYESPTDSDSGNNYVVVVRATDSASNTSDQTVTISVADVDESILDVIDPNIDGPSGSAGDSSSTKSINENTTTVHTFSANETVTWSLNGGADASKFAINTSTGALSFSSAPNYESPTDGDSGNNYVVVVRATDSASNTSDQTVTISVVDVDELDPNITGPSGSAGDSSSTKSINENTTTVHTFSANETVTWSLNGGADASKFAINTSTGALSFSSAPNYESPTDSDSGNNYVVVVRATDSASNTSDQTVTISVADVEEIEGIISGTSGNDSLQSTTSDDSIDGGSGTDTAILSGSFSDYSFARSTDTLQIEDQRTTGITDGTDTLKNIEYIQFSDQTVEESKVDVVKTYSGNFSDYKFYNKGNGKYEIKTDSGYDDITGLPLLTFTGEASTSSFRENSAILDIKGTFDQVTGLNTDDAKMFRLYNAAFKRLPDADGLKYWIGKYTSGENDDRAVAQSFLVSDEFSERYGVNVSNAKYVETLYVNVLGRDYDQDGYNYWLGNLNAGIETRYELLLGFAESAENKTLFTEMTGLG